Proteins encoded together in one Candidatus Baltobacteraceae bacterium window:
- a CDS encoding CheR family methyltransferase, with protein MVEQVVDQERRPRDAGRQSEDAARDGALTDLELNLLLEAILRFSGLDYRDYSQSTLKRRVAERLRDEKVKTISGLQERVLHDSAAFARFVFAMSGGPGQLFREPAFFALLRTKIVPLLRTYSFSRIWVPNCSRGEDAYSLAAVLYEEGLLSRTMIYATDTSEIAVTAAKRGIFEFESAEAIKASHHATGATKALSETAEIGEHALVVRDELRKNLIFAQHNLISDKSINEFHLIVARGVLTQFNKALQFRVHNLFINSLIRLGFLALGPNETIKGTPHERIFREVSEDEPIYRRMR; from the coding sequence ATGGTTGAACAGGTAGTCGATCAGGAGCGTCGCCCTCGCGACGCCGGACGGCAGTCCGAAGACGCCGCGCGCGACGGCGCCCTAACCGACCTCGAGCTCAATCTGCTGCTCGAAGCTATCCTGCGCTTCAGCGGACTGGACTACCGCGATTATTCGCAGTCCACGCTGAAGCGAAGGGTCGCCGAAAGGCTGCGCGACGAAAAGGTGAAGACGATCTCCGGATTGCAGGAGCGCGTGCTCCACGATTCGGCGGCGTTCGCGCGCTTCGTCTTCGCGATGTCGGGCGGTCCGGGGCAGCTTTTCCGCGAGCCGGCGTTTTTCGCGCTCCTTCGCACAAAAATCGTGCCGCTGCTGCGTACGTACTCCTTCAGCCGGATTTGGGTCCCGAACTGCTCGCGCGGCGAAGACGCGTACTCCCTAGCGGCCGTCTTGTACGAAGAAGGCCTGTTGTCGCGTACGATGATCTACGCGACCGATACGAGCGAGATCGCCGTCACCGCGGCCAAGCGCGGCATCTTCGAGTTCGAATCGGCCGAAGCGATCAAAGCCTCGCATCACGCGACCGGCGCCACCAAGGCCCTCTCGGAAACCGCCGAAATCGGCGAGCACGCACTCGTAGTGCGCGACGAGCTTCGCAAGAATCTGATTTTCGCACAGCACAATCTGATCAGCGACAAATCGATCAACGAGTTCCACTTGATCGTCGCTCGCGGCGTCTTGACGCAATTCAACAAAGCGCTGCAGTTCCGCGTGCACAATCTCTTTATCAACAGCCTCATTCGGCTGGGATTCTTGGCGCTCGGACCCAACGAAACGATCAAGGGAACGCCACACGAACGCATCTTCCGCGAAGTTTCGGAAGACGAACCTATCTACCGTCGTATGCGTTAG